TCCGATCCCGACGATGTCTATTCCGTCATCCGTGACTTCGCCGACGATCGCGCAAATCTTGGTGGTACCTATGTCGAGGCCTACCACCAAATCATCCCTCTTAGCCATTTCCTTCCCCCTCTCTCTCGTGCATGAACCCAAAGGATTTGAACTATCGTTATTGCATCACAGCACAAGTCTTTTGAGCTCATGACGTCTGGTAACTTACTATCAACCTCCCCGGCTCATTAGCCAGTATGTATGTGATCCGCCCTGTCCGTTTCATCACGGCATCACCCATCCTTTCGAGTTTTGCCATCTGTTCTTCGAAGGCGGCGTGTCCGAAGAGAATCTGCATCGGAGAATTTTCAGTCACTACCGATATCCCCTTGATCTCGTCATAGTTTACCTCCGAAACTCCAAATTTGGACCCCATCGCGGAGGACTCGAACGTTTGAAGAAGTCCGAGCATCCGCAAAAGGGCCTCTTCATGAACGGCATCCATACGTCCGTTCTCGTCTACGATCAAGCCGGTAAAAACCGGATAGTTTTTGTGGTCACCTTCCTCCAGGGGTTTGAAGACTTCTCCATACTCATCGACCATGAATATAGTTTCTCCGGACACGAGGGCCCTAGGGTTATGCTCCTCTACGAATATATAGAGCGTATCCGGGAGCCCCCTTCTGACAGCTGCATTTCTAACCCATGGATTTTCACGAAGCCTCTCGTGTATCACTTCCATCGAAATCCAAAACATATTATCGCCTCTGGAAAGCTGCGATATCGAAACTATTTCACCCGAGGAGAGGTGTTTGAATTTTCCCTCTACTACTACGTTGTCTATAGCAAAGGTATCTCCGAAACAGACCAACCTGTACAACCCATAGAGGGAGGCAAGGCCAGCCATTACGATCGCAAGCGATATGAGAATGCGCTCGAGTTGACGCAGTCGGCGCACCCACTGCCTGCGCTTCTTTACCGTCTGCCTTTGTTTGAATATACTCATCCAAATTTCCCCATCAAACTGTAATTTTCAGCGAAGCGCTTTCCAAAAGCTCCTCGCATACGTCACCAAAAGAAAACCCGGAATAAGCCGCAGCCTTTGGAACGAGGCTAAGCTCGGTCATGCCAGGAATCGTATTTATCTCGAGGAAATATGCCTTGCCTTCCGTATCTATTATATAGTCGGCGCGCGCAGTACCGCGACATTCTATCGCCGAGTATATCTTCTCGCTCCAACCCTGTATCTGCTTCGCACATTCACGCGATATCCTCGCAGGAACTATGTACTCGGTCATGCCCTTTGTGTATTTTGAGGCAAAATCGTAAAATCCACATTTAGGTTCTATCTCGAGAGGTTCGAGCGCCTTCCCGTTCAAAACTCCCACGGTAACCTCAATTCCTTTCACATACGATTCTACCAATATTTTGTCGTCGGAAACAGAGGCCGTGCCTATCGCGCCTTTGAGCTCTTCATGCGAATTCACTATGGTGACATTTATGGTGGATCCCTCGCGCGACGGCTTTACTATTACTGGAAGAGGGATATTGAGCGAAGATACGAATTCGTCCAGGTCATCGTTTCCGGCCCTGAACAAAGCATGCCCCGGCGTTCTGATTCCGAGTCTCGATGCGAGCATGTTGCAAACATCCTTGTCCATTCCCACCGAAGAAGCCAACACTCCTCCGCCGGTGTAGGGAATCTTTAGCATCTCGAGAAGTCCCTGAACGGCACCATCTTCGCCGTACTTGCCATGAAGAGCTATCAGCACGGCGTCCGGCCTGATATTTCTCAGGGCATCGACCAGGTCGAAACCGTCAACTAGATCGAGTTCGGAAACATCGTATCCAATCCCCTTTAGGGAATTGGCTATCGCCGCGCCCGTCCTCAGAGATATCTCGCGCTCCCTGGAGATACCGCCCTTCAAGACGACTATTTTTTTATCTTTCCATCTTCGGCTGCTCATACTCTCTCCGTCATTCCACCTTTCCAAAAAGCCTTATCCTCGTCGCGAGGGCTATGCCGCTATCCTGTCTCACCCTGTCGCGGATCAGATTCATTATGACCCTGACATCCTTCGCGGTGGCGCCCCCCTCGTTTATTATCGAATTGGCGTCTATCGGCGACACCCTGGCTTTGCCTATCCTTACACCCCGCAGTCCCGAATCTTCCACAAGCTCCCTGGCAAGCATTCTGCCCTGATCCTCAAAAACATGGAATATGTACCCTGTAGAACCGGAAGCTACTTCTGCATGCCTCTTTTCTATCTCATCAACTCTTTTGGCTATCTCGGCGATATCCCCTTTGCTCATCTTGAATAGAACCTTCGTTATACATGATGTTGAAGGTATTTTCACTCTCAAATCGGAATCAGCCTGTTTGTTTTTTATCGTAAGCTCCCTCTGTTCCTTGTTGATGATCGTAGTTTCAACCACGCTCTTGGAAATCTTATCCCCGTTGGAGAGGCTGACGTCGCTTGAAACGCATCCGCCTACCGTTCCTTCGTAAAGCAACAGGTCTTCCAGACCGAAAAATCCTTTCTCCACGCAAAACCCAATCAACTTTCTGACGCTGGTCGCCGCCCCGGCTAAAATCAAAACTTCGTTCTCTGATTCAGAGACGAGCTCGACAGAGTCGAACTGTTCAGCAAGCCGAATCAAGAGGCCCGAGACTCCACTCTCCCTGACGATCGTCTTGCTGCAGCTTCCAATGAATGAATATTCGACATCGTTTTCAACCGCCCAGCGAATGACATCCTTGAGCGCGGCTGTATCGCATACCGAAACGAGGGCCTCTGCAATTCCCGATGCGGCCATGGAAACTTCCACGGACATGTCACGGTCGAAGATAACGTTTCCAGGCGTCAAAAGATCTTCCAGCTCCGCCCTTTTCTCGCGCGAAAGCCTTATCTCCTCTTCCGACTGCCTTTCAAATCTAGCCCTTAGCCTTGGGCTGAACGACGCAAGGTCAAGCTCCTCGTAAAGGCCTTCGCTGTCTGCGTCACATTCCCTGCTCCCAGAAAGAGTATCAAGTCCTCCTTCCTGCACCATGGGGATAGCGTCGCCAGAACCTCTTCCGTCGTCGGCGCAAACGCTATCATTTTCTTCGGATACCTCTTGCAAACGTCTTTCCATAGCTTCTCCCCTGTGTAGGATTTAATCGGTTTTTCTCCCGCTGAATAGACCTCCATTATTACCGCTGCGTCAGCGTCTCTAAGCACATCTATAAATTCTTCGTAATGATTCGAAAGTCGGGAAAACCTGTGTGGCTGCATAACAGCCACGATCCGCCTGCCCGGCCAGCCCTTCCTCGCAGCTGCTAGAGTCGCGCCTATCTCCACAGGATGATGAGCGTAGTCGTCCACAATTATAGGACCGTCTTTGCATAAAATTTCAAAGCGCCTCTTCACTCCGCTGAAACCTCCAAGCGCCGACTTGATCGCTTTAAATGGAATGTCCAGATATCTCGCCACAGCTATGGCAGCCAGTGAATTCATGACCTGGTGCTCACCGGTCATTCTCATCTTCACCCTTCCGAGCTTGCTCCCTCTACAACAGACGTTGAAAGTGACGCACTCTCCTGTCTGGGATATCTCATCTGCGGTGTAATCGGCATTCTTTCCGCCGTAAGTAATGCAGGTGCGCGTCACTTCGGAGAGCATCTTTCTGACGACAGGATGCGCAGTGCAGGCCACCACAGCTCCGTAGAAAGGAACTTTATTGGAAAATTCCACAAAGGCGCTCCTGAGATCATCGAAATCGTCGTAATTCTCCATATGCTCCGGATCGATGTTGGTCACAACTCCGATAGTGGGCGTGAGTTTCAGGAATGACCTGTCGGACTCGTCCGCTTCCGCAACCAGAAACTCCCCTCTTCCCAATTTGGCACTAGACCTGAAGCTCCTTACCTTCCCTCCTATTATTACCGTAGGATCGAACCCAGCCTTGCTAAGGATGTATGCAACGAGGGATGTCGTAGAGGTCTTTCCATGCGTGCCCGCGATGGCTACACTGTATTTCATCCGCATGAGCTCGGAAAGCATTTCGGCCCTTGGCACGACCACTATCCCTCTGGCCTTGGCCTCACGCACTTCAGCATTATCGGCGGATACGGCGGAGGAAACCACGACGACATGGGCGCCATCCACATTCTTTGTGCTATGCCCCCTGTATATCCGCGCACCAAGCCTCTTCAATCTCTTTGTTGTATCGCTCGGTTTAACATCGGAGCCGGTCACCCTATAGCCCAGGTTTATCAGAACCTCGGCTATTCCGCTCATTCCGATTCCGCCTATTCCGACGAAATGTATTTGCTGATATTTTCTAAACATCGTCAGTATCTCATTATCTCCAGTGATTTCTCCGCTATCCTTTGAGCCGCATTGCTAAACCCCAGCCTCTCTATTGCATCCCTCATTTCAATTAACTTCTCAGGCGTATTTACGAACTCCCTTATGATCATCGCAGCCTTGGCTCCCGAAAAATCGACATTGTCGACGAGCATTGCGCCGCCGCAATCGGAAAGAAGCTTCGCATTTGCCCTCTGGTGGTCATCCGCAGCAAATGGATAAGGCACCAGCACGGATGGAAGGGAAAGGGCCGCCAGCTCGGCAATTGTTCCGGCCCCGGAGCGCGCTATGACGAGGTCGGCCTTCGCATAACATTCCCATATTTTGTCAGTAAAGACGAAAGTCGATGCATCAATGCCGGCTGCTTTGTATTTATCTGCGAGTTCAATACTTGCCTTGGCGTTTCCAGTCTGATGTATGATTCGGATTCTACCGCTCACGTCCTTCATAAGAGGTATGGCTTCCATCATCGACTCATTCAATCGCATCGCCCCCTGCGAACCGCCAAATATGAACACGTTGAGTTTTCCATCTTCATTGAATGACATCCTCTTTGCAGCGATTACATCTCTTCTCACAGGTATCCCATATTTTATCGTCTTAGCATCGCTGAAATACGAGGAAGCCTGATTAAAACCCGTGAATATCAATCTGGCAAAACGCCCGAGTAGCCTGTTTGCCAACCCCGGAACGGCATTGGGCTCGACGAGCACTATTGGAATGCCAAAAACCCATGAAGCCAAGCCAACCGGCACCGAAGCATATCCGCCTATGCAAACCAATAGCGACGGCCTCTCGGAGAGCAGAAGCCTCATGGCGGAAACTATCGAAATGGGCAGATGTAAAAGCGTCATGAGCTTCGCCGCTGCACCGGCTCCCTTGAAACTCGAACTCTTCATTATAGATAGTTTCCATCCGAGCGCGGGAATAGTTTTTTCTTCTATTCCACGATCAGTGCCAACGAAGCTGATCGATATCTCAGGAAGGCATAGCTTCATGCCCTCTGCAATAGCTACAGCCGGAAATATATGCCCGCCTGTGCCGCCAGCCGCTATCATGACGCTGTTTTTGCCAGTCTTAATCTTCACAAAGTCCCCTGCACTCTTTTATATGTCGATATATTGAGCAATATCCCAACCGCCGCGAGAGATACTACGAGCGATGACCCTCCATAGCTTACGAAGGGAAGGGTCAGCCCTTTGGTAGGGAGAAGTCCCATCACGACGCCCATGTTCAAAAGAGCCTCCATCCCTATTAGCAGCGTACATCCAACGGCGATATATCTGCCGAAAAGATCGGGCGCGTTTAAGGATATCCTCAGGCCTCTGTAACAAAAGAAGCAGAAGAGTGCTATCACCACCGAAATTCCGAGTATGCCGAGTTCTTCACCTATCACTGAAAATATAAAATCCGTATGAGCCTCGGGGAGATAAAAGAGCTTCTGCTGGCCCTGACCAAGTCCCTTGCCCAGCCAGCCTCCCTGATTGAAAGCGACAAAAGACTGGATGATCTGAAAGCCGGACCCATATTGATCGCTCCATGGATTCATGAATGATAGTATGCGTTGTTTTCTGTAATCCGATCCTGAAACCAGCATGAAGATAAGCGGCAGCAT
This genomic window from Myxococcales bacterium contains:
- a CDS encoding FtsQ-type POTRA domain-containing protein, producing MSIFKQRQTVKKRRQWVRRLRQLERILISLAIVMAGLASLYGLYRLVCFGDTFAIDNVVVEGKFKHLSSGEIVSISQLSRGDNMFWISMEVIHERLRENPWVRNAAVRRGLPDTLYIFVEEHNPRALVSGETIFMVDEYGEVFKPLEEGDHKNYPVFTGLIVDENGRMDAVHEEALLRMLGLLQTFESSAMGSKFGVSEVNYDEIKGISVVTENSPMQILFGHAAFEEQMAKLERMGDAVMKRTGRITYILANEPGRLIVSYQTS
- a CDS encoding D-alanine--D-alanine ligase, with amino-acid sequence MSSRRWKDKKIVVLKGGISREREISLRTGAAIANSLKGIGYDVSELDLVDGFDLVDALRNIRPDAVLIALHGKYGEDGAVQGLLEMLKIPYTGGGVLASSVGMDKDVCNMLASRLGIRTPGHALFRAGNDDLDEFVSSLNIPLPVIVKPSREGSTINVTIVNSHEELKGAIGTASVSDDKILVESYVKGIEVTVGVLNGKALEPLEIEPKCGFYDFASKYTKGMTEYIVPARISRECAKQIQGWSEKIYSAIECRGTARADYIIDTEGKAYFLEINTIPGMTELSLVPKAAAYSGFSFGDVCEELLESASLKITV
- a CDS encoding FAD-binding protein, with the translated sequence MVQEGGLDTLSGSRECDADSEGLYEELDLASFSPRLRARFERQSEEEIRLSREKRAELEDLLTPGNVIFDRDMSVEVSMAASGIAEALVSVCDTAALKDVIRWAVENDVEYSFIGSCSKTIVRESGVSGLLIRLAEQFDSVELVSESENEVLILAGAATSVRKLIGFCVEKGFFGLEDLLLYEGTVGGCVSSDVSLSNGDKISKSVVETTIINKEQRELTIKNKQADSDLRVKIPSTSCITKVLFKMSKGDIAEIAKRVDEIEKRHAEVASGSTGYIFHVFEDQGRMLARELVEDSGLRGVRIGKARVSPIDANSIINEGGATAKDVRVIMNLIRDRVRQDSGIALATRIRLFGKVE
- a CDS encoding UDP-N-acetylmuramate--L-alanine ligase → MFRKYQQIHFVGIGGIGMSGIAEVLINLGYRVTGSDVKPSDTTKRLKRLGARIYRGHSTKNVDGAHVVVVSSAVSADNAEVREAKARGIVVVPRAEMLSELMRMKYSVAIAGTHGKTSTTSLVAYILSKAGFDPTVIIGGKVRSFRSSAKLGRGEFLVAEADESDRSFLKLTPTIGVVTNIDPEHMENYDDFDDLRSAFVEFSNKVPFYGAVVACTAHPVVRKMLSEVTRTCITYGGKNADYTADEISQTGECVTFNVCCRGSKLGRVKMRMTGEHQVMNSLAAIAVARYLDIPFKAIKSALGGFSGVKRRFEILCKDGPIIVDDYAHHPVEIGATLAAARKGWPGRRIVAVMQPHRFSRLSNHYEEFIDVLRDADAAVIMEVYSAGEKPIKSYTGEKLWKDVCKRYPKKMIAFAPTTEEVLATLSPWCRKEDLILFLGAGNVTQTAKAFTRSLTLRRSAQG
- the murG gene encoding undecaprenyldiphospho-muramoylpentapeptide beta-N-acetylglucosaminyltransferase, which translates into the protein MKIKTGKNSVMIAAGGTGGHIFPAVAIAEGMKLCLPEISISFVGTDRGIEEKTIPALGWKLSIMKSSSFKGAGAAAKLMTLLHLPISIVSAMRLLLSERPSLLVCIGGYASVPVGLASWVFGIPIVLVEPNAVPGLANRLLGRFARLIFTGFNQASSYFSDAKTIKYGIPVRRDVIAAKRMSFNEDGKLNVFIFGGSQGAMRLNESMMEAIPLMKDVSGRIRIIHQTGNAKASIELADKYKAAGIDASTFVFTDKIWECYAKADLVIARSGAGTIAELAALSLPSVLVPYPFAADDHQRANAKLLSDCGGAMLVDNVDFSGAKAAMIIREFVNTPEKLIEMRDAIERLGFSNAAQRIAEKSLEIMRY